CTAGCCTGCAAGGCTGCATCCAAGGCTGGGTCAGCTTGGACTAATCGATCGGAAATATACTGATCAACCGCATCCCACATTGTTTGATTCATCGATTCCTCCTAAACCGTGCTAGACCCGTTCGAGTTTGGCGAAGGCGGCTAAGAGCTTTTTCACACCTTTGCCTGGAAACGCCACCGTGACTTCTTCGTCGTCGCCGACCATTTTGCTGCTGACCACCACACCCTCGCCGAAGTTGGCGTGGCGCACTTTATCGCCAGCGCTATAACTGGCGGCGCTTGGCTCACGTTCGGGGCGTTTTGGCCGCACTGGGCCACTCGCGCCGCTCCACATGCTGCTGGTGCTTGGTTGCGTGCCCCGCGTGCGTTGCGGCGGATTGCTTTGCCATTGGGTCGCCGCATGAACTGGCATCTGTTTGACTTCACGGGTGGGCGTGCGCTGCAGCAAATCTTTGGGAATATCGCCCAAAAAGCGCGAAGGAATCGTGATATCGGTGCGACCCCAAGTTGCCCGTTTGAAAGCATAGAGCATGTACAGCCGTTGTTTGGCGCGAGTTGTCCCAACATACAGCAAGCGCCGTTCTTCCTCGATGCTTTCAGGATCATCGACTGAGCGTCCGTGCGGCAACAAGCCTTCTTCTAAGCCTGCTAAAAATACCACCGGGTACTCTAAACCCTTGGCTTGGTGCAGCGTAATCAGGGTCACACCAGGCTCGCGCTCTTTGTTGGAATCAAGGCTATCTACATCGCTAACCAAGGCGACTTCTTCTAAAAAGCGCGGCAATTGATCTTCGGTAGGCAGGGCCAGATATTCCATACTAACGTTTTGCAATTCGAGAATATTTTCCCAACGCTCTGCGCCTTCTTCTTCGCCATATTCGGCTACCAGCAACTCTTGCAAGGGCACACGCTCAAGCAAGCGCTGAATCAACTCGCCGAGCATCAAATCGTGGCGCAAATCGCGTAGGCCAGCGACCAATTTTTGAAACTGCTCAACGGCGTTGCGTGCTCGCCCGCTGATCGGCGGGCTTTGGGCTTCATTGGTAGCTAGCAGTTCGAGGGCATCCCAAATTGAGACATCAAGATTGCGTGCCCATTGCAATAGCTCTTGCTGGGTGCGATCGCCGATGCTGCGGCCTGGCACGTTGATCACCCGTAGCAAACTAACTTCATCGTGGGGATTATGGATAATTCGCAGATATGCCACAATATCTTTGATTTCTTTGCGTTCGTAGAAGCGCGTGCCGCCGACCAATCGATAGCGCAGGTTGCGGCTGATCATGGCTTCTTCAAAGGCGCGGGATTGGGCGTTGGTGCGATACATCACAGCAAAATCATCGAGTGAGCGGCCTTCGCGGCCCCGAATGCGCATAATTTCATCGGCCACCCACCGCGCTTCTTCATTGTGATCATAGGCCTCGACCAACGAAACCAACTCGCCATCCTGCTGATCAGTCCAGATTTTGGTGGTATGGCGACGATCATAAGCTGCATCGATGATCGATTGGGCGACATCAAGAATTGGTTGGGTGGAACGGTAATTTTGCTCTAGTGGAATAATTTGGACATCGGGGTGCGCCTCTTCAAATTCGCGCACATTCGCCAACCGCGCCCCACGCCAAGCATAAATTGATTGCTGAATATCGCCGATCAAAAAGTAGTTGTTATGGCCAGCGCCAACCTGATTGATCAGCGAAAATTGCACCCGATTGGTATCTTGAACCTCATCAACCATCACATGCACATAGCGTTCGGCATACCGCGCCAGCACATCGAGATGATATTCAAATAAATTCACGGTTTTGAGCAGCAGGTCGTCAAAATCGAGAGCATTATTGGCTAGCAATTGTTTTTCGTAGCGCTCATAACAGCGCAAGACAATTTCATCAAAATAGCTGCTAACGCTGCGGGCAAACTCAGCTACCCCAATCATCTCGTTTTTGGCAGCGGAGATGCGGGCATGAATTGAACGCGGATTATATTGCTTCTCGCTTAAATCCAATTCGCGCAAAATCTGCTTCATTACCCGTTGCTGATCATCGGCATCATAGACCACAAAATCGTTGGCGCGTTGCAGATGCTGAATATCGCGGCGCAACCAACGAGCGCAAATTGAGTGGAATGTGCCCATCATTACATCGTGCGCCCGACTTTCGCCAATCAAATTTCCAAGCCGTTCGCGCATTTCGCGGGCAGCCTTGTTGGTAAAGGTGACGGCTAAAATGTTATAGGGGCGCACCCCAACTTCATTAATTAAATAGGCAATCCGATGAGTCAGCACGCGGGTCTTGCCCGAGCCTGGGCCAGCCAGCACCAACACTGGCCCATGAATCGCTTGGACTGCGCGTTGTTGTTGGGCGTTCAACCCAATCAGCAGCGGGTGAGTCATTGATCTAGTCCTTATTGTGACGGTCGATAACCGTGATGTTT
This sequence is a window from Herpetosiphon gulosus. Protein-coding genes within it:
- a CDS encoding UvrD-helicase domain-containing protein; this encodes MTHPLLIGLNAQQQRAVQAIHGPVLVLAGPGSGKTRVLTHRIAYLINEVGVRPYNILAVTFTNKAAREMRERLGNLIGESRAHDVMMGTFHSICARWLRRDIQHLQRANDFVVYDADDQQRVMKQILRELDLSEKQYNPRSIHARISAAKNEMIGVAEFARSVSSYFDEIVLRCYERYEKQLLANNALDFDDLLLKTVNLFEYHLDVLARYAERYVHVMVDEVQDTNRVQFSLINQVGAGHNNYFLIGDIQQSIYAWRGARLANVREFEEAHPDVQIIPLEQNYRSTQPILDVAQSIIDAAYDRRHTTKIWTDQQDGELVSLVEAYDHNEEARWVADEIMRIRGREGRSLDDFAVMYRTNAQSRAFEEAMISRNLRYRLVGGTRFYERKEIKDIVAYLRIIHNPHDEVSLLRVINVPGRSIGDRTQQELLQWARNLDVSIWDALELLATNEAQSPPISGRARNAVEQFQKLVAGLRDLRHDLMLGELIQRLLERVPLQELLVAEYGEEEGAERWENILELQNVSMEYLALPTEDQLPRFLEEVALVSDVDSLDSNKEREPGVTLITLHQAKGLEYPVVFLAGLEEGLLPHGRSVDDPESIEEERRLLYVGTTRAKQRLYMLYAFKRATWGRTDITIPSRFLGDIPKDLLQRTPTREVKQMPVHAATQWQSNPPQRTRGTQPSTSSMWSGASGPVRPKRPEREPSAASYSAGDKVRHANFGEGVVVSSKMVGDDEEVTVAFPGKGVKKLLAAFAKLERV